Proteins from one Pelagicoccus sp. SDUM812003 genomic window:
- a CDS encoding ATP-binding protein, translating into MAKKASSLDRILGRIESLDAINLTNLAQKLARERDYLETIFNTALEGILVVDQDGVIEYANESSLRLIGLQESELGSAVLWRLIPGLRSSLGMLDGEMLQDSISSRELEITYPEKRYIRIYILPFKEPIDVEAEEKQFVVILSDITSEKISKEETIESEKIASILLLAAGVAHELGNPLNSLTIHLQLLKRQLDRLDVSTPTSEKMQDSLEVCRGEVERLDGIIKNFLEAIRPQKPDFQVLNLHSILEEVLQFVGSELNDRGIAVEVEVESAPPIVRADKNQMKQVFFNLIKNAMEAMKPGGCLRVKTRDDEERIYLQFGDSGTGIKQSELSRVFEPYHTTKKGGSGLGLMIVQRIMREHGGLVGIDSQEGVGTVVTLEFPKRNRQVRMLEG; encoded by the coding sequence TCTTCTCTTGATAGAATTCTCGGACGGATCGAATCGCTCGACGCGATCAACTTGACCAACCTCGCCCAGAAGCTTGCCCGCGAACGCGACTACCTGGAGACGATTTTCAACACCGCTCTGGAGGGGATCCTAGTGGTGGACCAGGATGGCGTGATCGAATACGCCAACGAATCCAGCTTGCGGCTGATCGGCTTGCAGGAGAGCGAGTTGGGTTCTGCGGTCCTGTGGCGGCTCATCCCCGGTCTTCGGAGTTCGCTTGGCATGCTTGACGGCGAGATGCTGCAGGACTCCATCAGCTCGCGCGAGCTGGAGATCACCTATCCCGAAAAGCGATACATTCGCATCTACATTCTTCCGTTCAAGGAGCCGATCGATGTGGAGGCGGAGGAGAAGCAGTTCGTGGTGATCCTTTCCGATATCACGAGCGAGAAGATCAGCAAGGAAGAGACCATCGAGTCGGAAAAGATCGCCTCCATCCTGCTTCTGGCGGCGGGCGTCGCCCATGAGCTCGGCAATCCGCTCAACTCGCTCACCATTCATCTGCAGCTTTTGAAGCGGCAGCTGGACAGGCTCGATGTTTCCACCCCGACTTCGGAGAAGATGCAGGATTCGCTAGAGGTCTGCCGGGGGGAGGTGGAGCGGTTGGATGGCATCATCAAGAACTTTCTGGAAGCGATCCGCCCGCAAAAGCCAGATTTCCAGGTGCTGAACCTGCACTCCATCCTAGAGGAGGTGTTGCAGTTCGTGGGCTCCGAATTGAACGATCGCGGCATCGCGGTGGAAGTGGAGGTCGAGTCCGCGCCGCCCATCGTGCGGGCCGACAAGAACCAGATGAAGCAGGTCTTTTTCAACCTGATCAAGAACGCCATGGAGGCCATGAAACCCGGCGGATGCCTGCGGGTGAAAACCAGGGACGACGAGGAGCGCATCTATCTGCAGTTCGGGGATTCCGGCACCGGAATAAAGCAGTCGGAGCTGTCCCGGGTATTCGAGCCGTACCACACCACCAAAAAGGGCGGCTCCGGTCTCGGCCTCATGATCGTGCAGCGCATCATGCGCGAACACGGAGGCCTAGTCGGCATCGACAGCCAGGAAGGCGTGGGCACGGTCGTCACCCTGGAGTTTCCGAAACGAAACCGCCAGGTGCGCATGCTGGAAGGTTAG
- a CDS encoding sigma-54 dependent transcriptional regulator, whose protein sequence is MVPSILIVDDERHTREGLMQILEDSYDIYLAEDAEQAFNLMESEKFDIVLTDLRMPGKSGMKVIDKALALSHRPPVIMMTAYGDVDSAVEAMKRGAYDFLTKPVNLEKLEILIKRALQSKNLETEVQQLHERLDTKFSFEGIVGNSPELIKVIDRVKLVAPSKASVLIEGETGTGKEMIAQAIHQNSGRAKGPFVAVHCAALPANLLESELFGHEKGSFTGATERRIGRFEMAEGGTLFLDEIGEIDLTIQVKLLRFLEQRTFERIGSSKSIKVDTRLVAATNKDLLAMTKEGTFREDLYYRLNVVQIRMPPLRERAEDLPQLLNHFLNEFAEENGMEPPQFEPGAIQCLRRYSWPGNIRELRNFAENAVVLHRGGVVHDYDLESKFRGESKSIDGSGKVVSPLDKEENEKRLLREALADAKGNRTRAAALLGISRRTLHRKLQQWPELDVLDR, encoded by the coding sequence ATGGTGCCATCTATTCTCATTGTCGATGACGAGCGGCATACCCGTGAGGGGTTGATGCAGATTTTGGAGGACTCCTACGACATTTATTTGGCGGAGGACGCGGAGCAGGCCTTCAACCTCATGGAGTCGGAAAAGTTCGATATCGTGCTCACCGATCTGCGCATGCCGGGCAAGTCGGGCATGAAGGTGATCGACAAGGCCTTGGCCCTTTCTCATCGCCCGCCGGTGATCATGATGACCGCTTACGGCGACGTCGATTCCGCGGTGGAGGCCATGAAGCGAGGGGCCTACGACTTTCTCACCAAGCCGGTGAATCTCGAGAAGCTGGAAATCCTGATCAAGCGGGCCCTGCAGTCGAAGAATCTGGAGACGGAGGTGCAACAGCTGCACGAGCGGCTCGACACCAAGTTCAGCTTCGAGGGCATCGTGGGAAACTCTCCTGAGCTGATCAAGGTCATCGACCGGGTGAAACTGGTCGCTCCGTCGAAAGCCAGCGTGCTGATCGAGGGCGAGACCGGTACCGGCAAGGAGATGATCGCTCAGGCCATTCACCAAAACAGCGGGCGGGCCAAGGGGCCTTTTGTGGCGGTGCACTGCGCTGCCCTACCGGCCAATCTGCTGGAGAGCGAGCTCTTCGGGCACGAGAAGGGCTCCTTCACCGGGGCTACCGAGCGACGCATCGGACGCTTCGAGATGGCGGAGGGCGGAACCTTGTTTCTAGACGAAATCGGCGAGATCGATCTCACCATACAGGTCAAGCTGCTTCGCTTCCTCGAGCAGCGCACCTTCGAGCGCATCGGCAGCTCGAAGTCCATCAAGGTGGATACCCGCCTGGTCGCAGCCACCAACAAGGACCTGCTGGCCATGACCAAGGAGGGAACCTTTCGCGAGGACCTGTACTATCGGCTCAACGTGGTGCAGATTCGCATGCCGCCGCTGCGCGAGCGAGCGGAGGACCTGCCTCAGTTGCTCAACCACTTCCTCAACGAATTCGCGGAGGAAAACGGCATGGAGCCGCCGCAGTTCGAGCCGGGTGCCATCCAGTGCCTGCGCCGCTATTCCTGGCCGGGAAACATCCGCGAGCTGCGCAACTTCGCCGAAAACGCGGTGGTGCTGCATCGCGGCGGCGTGGTGCACGACTACGACCTGGAGTCGAAGTTTCGCGGCGAGAGCAAGTCCATCGACGGATCGGGCAAGGTGGTTTCCCCGTTGGACAAGGAGGAGAACGAGAAACGGCTCCTGCGCGAAGCGCTCGCCGACGCCAAAGGAAACCGCACTCGAGCGGCTGCATTGCTGGGAATCAGCCGGCGCACCCTGCATCGCAAGCTGCAGCAGTGGCCCGAACTCGACGTGCTGGACCGATAG